The Sinomonas sp. P10A9 genome contains the following window.
AGCCCGAGTTGGCCGTACGGAGAGCCGTATCGGCCAGACCCTTGCGGGCACCGTGCGTCGCGATGAAGTACTCGAGGACCGAGAGGCCCTCGCGGTACGAGGACTTGATCGGGCGCGGGATGATCTCGCCCTTCGGGTTGGCCACGAGGCCACGGATGCCGGCGATCTGACGGACCTGCATCCAGTTACCACGGGCGCCAGAGGAGACCATGCGGTTGATGGTGTTCATCTTCGGGATGGACTCCCGCATGACCGCAGCGATCTCGTTGGTCGCCTTGTCCCAGATCTCGATGAGCTCGGAGCGGCGCTCCTCGTCATCGATCAGGCCCTTGTCGTACTGGCTCTGGATCTTCGCGGCACGATCCTCGTAGCCGGCCAGGATGGCCGGCTTGGCCTCGGGGACGGCGATGTCGGAGATCGCCACCGTGACGCCCGAACGCGTGGCCCAGTGGAAGCCCGCGTCCTTGAGGTTGTCGAGCGTCGCCGCGACGACGACCTTCGGGTAGCGCTCCGCGAGGTCGTTGACGATCTTGGAGAGCTGGCCCTTGTCCGCAACGGCCTCGACCCACGGGTAGTCCTCGGGCAGCGTCTGGTTGAAGACAACCTGACCGAGCGAGGTCTCCACGAGCGCCGGCGTGCCGGGCTCCCAGCCCTCGGGGGCCGGACGCTCGGCCGAGGGCACGAAGCCCTCGAGGCGGATCCGGACCTTCGAGTTGAGGTGCAGCTCGCGGGCATCGTGCGCCATGATCGCCTCGGCCACCGAGGAGAACACACGGCCCTCGCCGACGGCGCCCTCACGCTTGGTGGTGAGGTGGTACAGGCCGATGATCATGTCCTGCGAGGGCAGGGTGACCGGGCGGCCGTCCGACGGCTTGAGGATGTTGTTCGAGGAGAGCATGAGGATGCGCGCCTCGGCCTGGGCCTCGGGGCTCAGCGGCAGGTGCACAGCCATCTGGTCGCCGTCGAAGTCGGCGTTGAACGCCGCGCACACGAGCGGGTGCAGCTGGATGGCCTTGCCCTCGACGAGCTGCGGCTCGAACGCCTGGATGCCGAGACGGTGCAGGGTAGGTGCACGGTTGAGCAGCACCGGGTGCTCGGTGATGATCTCCTCGAGTACGTCCCACACCTGCGGGCGGTAGCGCTCCACCATCCGCTTGGCGCTCTTGATGTTCTGGGCGTGGTTGAGGTCCACGAGCCGCTTCATGACGAACGGCTTGAACAGCTCGAGCGCCATCTGCTTCGGCAGACCGCACTGGTGCAGCTTGAGCTGCGGGCCGACGACGATGACCGAACGGCCCGAGTAGTCCACGCGCTTGCCGAGCAGGTTCTGGCGGAACCGGCCCTGCTTGCCCTTGAGCATGTCCGAGAGCGACTTGAGCGGGCGGTTGCCCGGACCCGTCACCGGACGGCCACGGCGGCCGTTGTCGAACAGCGAGTCCACAGCCTCCTGGAGCATGCGCTTCTCGTTGTTGACAATGATCTCCGGCGCACCGAGGTCAAGCAGGCGCTTGAGGCGGTTGTTGCGGTTGATCACGCGGCGGTACAGGTCGTTCAGGTCGGACGTCGCGAAGCGGCCGCCGTCGAGCTGGACCATCGGGCGCAGCTCCGGCGGGATCACCGGAACGGCGTCGAGGACCATGCCCGTGGGCTTGTTGTCCGTGGTCAGGAACGCGTTGACGACCTTGAGGCGCTTGAGCGCACGGGTCTTGCGCTGGCCCTTGCCGTTCTGGATGATGTCGCGGAGCAGCTCCGCCTCGGCATCCAGATCGAACGACTGCAGGCGCTTCTGGATCGCCTCGGCGCCCATCGAGCCCTCGAAGTACATGCCGTAGCGGTCACGGAGCTCGCGGTAGAGCGCCTCGTCGCCCTCGAGGTCGGCGACCTTGAGGTTCTTGAAGCGATCCCAGACGGCCTCGAGGCGCTCGATGTCGGCATCCGCGCGCTTGCGGATGGTCGCCATCGTCTTGTCGGCGACGTCGCGGGCCTTCTTCTTGTCGGCTGCCTTGGCACCCTCGCCCTCGAGCTTGGCGAGGTCGCCTTCGAGGTCGCGGGCCACCGCCGCGATGTCGGAGTCGCGGGTGTCCACGAGGCGCTTGCGCTCGAGGTCGTGCTCGGCCTGGAGGTTGGGCAGCTGCTCGTGGCGGCGCTCGTCGTCGACCTTGGTGATCATGTAGGCCGCGAAGTAGATGACCTTTTCAAGGTCCTTCGGGGCCAGGTCAAGGAGGTACCCGAGGCGCGACGGAACACCCTTGAAGTACCAGATGTGCGTCACGGGCGCGGCGAGCTCGATGTGTCCCATCCGCTCGCGACGGACCTTGGCGCGGGTCACCTCAACGCCACAGCGCTCGCAGATGATGCCCTTGAAGCGCACGCGCTTGTACTTGCCGCAGTAGCACTCCCAGTCACGGGACGGGCCGAAGATCTTCTCGCAGAAGAGTCCGTCCTTCTCGGGCTTGAGCGTGCGGTAGTTGATGGTTTCCGGCTTCTTGACCTCACCGTGCGACCAGGTACGGATGTCGTCCGCAGTCGCGAGGCCGATCTGCATGAAGCCGAAGGAGGATTCGTTGGACAATGTGGTCCCTTATCTCTCGTGTCTCTAAAGTCTTTGCTGCTGCCGGTGGTGGCGGAGGGATCAGACCTCTTCGACGGAGCTGGGCTCGTCGCGGGAGAGGTCGATGCCCAGTTCCTCCGCAGCAGTGAAGACTGCATCGTCGGCGTCACGCATCTCGATCGTCGCGCCGTCGGTGGAGAGGACCTCCACGTTCAGGCACAGCGACTGCATTTCCTTGATGAGGACCTTGAAGGACTCCGGAACGCCCGGCTCGGGGATGTTCTCGCCCTTGACGATCGCCTCGTAGACCTTGACACGGCCGTGGATGTCATCCGACTTGATCGTCAGGAGCTCCTGGAGCGTGTACGCCGCGCCATAGGCCTCGAGCGCCCACACCTCCATCTCGCCGAAGCGCTGGCCGCCGAACTGCGCCTTACCACCGAGCGGCTGCTGGGTGATCATCGAGTACGGGCCGGTGGAGCGGGCGTGGATCTTGTCGTCGACAAGGTGGTGGAGCTTCAGGATGTACATGTAGCCCACCGAGACCGGGTCCGGGAACGGCTCGCCGGAGCGGCCGTCGAAGAGCTGGGCCTTGCCGGACGAGCCAATGAGCCGCTGGCCGTCACGCGTGACGTTCGTCGAGTCGAGGAGACCGGTGATCTCCTCCTCGCGGGCGCCGTCGAACACCGGCGTCGCCAGGTTCTGGTTCGGGCCCACCTCGCGCGGCATCTTCGGCAGGTTCTGGATCCACTCGGGCTCGCCCTCGATCTTCCAGCCCGTCTTGGCAATCCAGCCCAAGTGCAGCTCGAGGACCTGGCCCACGTTCATGCGGCCGGGGACGCCGAGCGGGTTGAGGACGACGTCAACAGGGGTCCCGTCCGGGAGGAACGGCATGTCCTCGATCGGCAGGATCTTCGAGATGACGCCCTTGTTGCCGTGGCGGCCGGCGAGCTTGTCGCCGTCCGTGATCTTGCGCTTGGCAGCCACGTAGACGCGGACGAGCTGGTTGACACCCGGGGGGAGGTCGTCGTCATTGTCACGGTCGAACACGCGGACGCCGATCACGGTGCCGGACTCGCCGTGCGGAACCTTGAGGGACGTGTCGCGGACCTCGCGGGACTTCTCGCCGAAGATTGCGCGCAGGAGGCGCTCCTCGGGAGTCAGCTCGGTCTCGCCCTTCGGGGTGACCTTGCCGACCAGGATGTCGCCGGCCTCGACCTCGGCGCCGATGTGGATGATGCCGCGCTCATCGAGCTGCGCGAGCACCTCCTCGGACACGTTGGGGATGTCGCGGGTGATCTCCTCGGCGCCCAGCTTCGTGTCGCGGGCGTCGATCTCGTGCTCCTCGATGTGGATCGAGGACAGCACGTCCTCGGCCACGAGGCGCTGGGAGAGGATGATCGCGTCCTCGAAGTTGTGGCCCTCCCACGACATGAACGCGACGAGGAGGTTCCGGCCGAGCGCGAGCTCGCCCTGATCCGTCGCGGGCCCGTCGGCGATGATGCCGCCGAGTTCGAGACGGTCGCCCTCGTTCACGAGCACACGGTGGTTGTAGCAGTTGCCCTGGTTCGACCGGGAGAACTTGCTGATGCGGTAGTTCGTCTCGGTGCCGTCATCGTTGAGCATGACGACGAGGTCCGCGGAGACCTCGGTGACGACGCCGGCCTTCTTGGCCACGACGACGTCGCCCGCATCCACTGCGGCGGCGCGCTCCATGCCGGTGCCAACGAACGGCGCCTCGGAACGTACGAGCGGCACGGCCTGGCGCTGCATGTTCGCACCCATGAGGGCGCGGTTGGCGTCGTCGTGCTCGAGGAACGGGATGAGGGCCGTGGCCACGGACACCATCTGGCGCGGGGAGACGTCCATGTACTCGACCTCGTCGGCCGGGACAAGCACGGGCTCGCCGCCGCCGCCGCGCTGGCGGACGAGGACCGTCTCCTCGGCAAAGGAGCCATCCTCGTTCAGGGGCGAGTTCGCCTGGGCGATCTGGACCTCGGCCTCGTCGTCGGCCGTGAGGTAGTCGACCTCGTCGCTGACGACGCCGTCGGTCACCTTGCGGTACGGCGTCTCGATGAAGCCGAACGGGTTGATGCGGCCGTACGAAGCGAGCGAGCCAATCAACCCGAT
Protein-coding sequences here:
- a CDS encoding DNA-directed RNA polymerase subunit beta'; the protein is MSNESSFGFMQIGLATADDIRTWSHGEVKKPETINYRTLKPEKDGLFCEKIFGPSRDWECYCGKYKRVRFKGIICERCGVEVTRAKVRRERMGHIELAAPVTHIWYFKGVPSRLGYLLDLAPKDLEKVIYFAAYMITKVDDERRHEQLPNLQAEHDLERKRLVDTRDSDIAAVARDLEGDLAKLEGEGAKAADKKKARDVADKTMATIRKRADADIERLEAVWDRFKNLKVADLEGDEALYRELRDRYGMYFEGSMGAEAIQKRLQSFDLDAEAELLRDIIQNGKGQRKTRALKRLKVVNAFLTTDNKPTGMVLDAVPVIPPELRPMVQLDGGRFATSDLNDLYRRVINRNNRLKRLLDLGAPEIIVNNEKRMLQEAVDSLFDNGRRGRPVTGPGNRPLKSLSDMLKGKQGRFRQNLLGKRVDYSGRSVIVVGPQLKLHQCGLPKQMALELFKPFVMKRLVDLNHAQNIKSAKRMVERYRPQVWDVLEEIITEHPVLLNRAPTLHRLGIQAFEPQLVEGKAIQLHPLVCAAFNADFDGDQMAVHLPLSPEAQAEARILMLSSNNILKPSDGRPVTLPSQDMIIGLYHLTTKREGAVGEGRVFSSVAEAIMAHDARELHLNSKVRIRLEGFVPSAERPAPEGWEPGTPALVETSLGQVVFNQTLPEDYPWVEAVADKGQLSKIVNDLAERYPKVVVAATLDNLKDAGFHWATRSGVTVAISDIAVPEAKPAILAGYEDRAAKIQSQYDKGLIDDEERRSELIEIWDKATNEIAAVMRESIPKMNTINRMVSSGARGNWMQVRQIAGIRGLVANPKGEIIPRPIKSSYREGLSVLEYFIATHGARKGLADTALRTANSGYLTRRLVDVSQDVIVREDDCGTERGLMVTIATADHNGELVHDENVENTAYTRTLAVDVTDSEGNVLAEAGADLGDVLINELIDSGITEIRVRSVLTCESAVGTCAKCYGRSLASGKLVDIGEAVGIIAAQSIGEPGTQLTMRTFHTGGAVSASGGEDITQGLPRIQELFEARTPKGVAPISEAAGRITVEDTEKQLRLVLTPDDGTEEIAYPVSRRSRLLVEDGERVEVGQKLVNGPVDPKQVLRIQGPREAQKFLVDEVQGVYRSQGIGIHDKHVEVIVRQMLRRVTVIESGDTDLLPGELAEGRRYRDENRRVVSEGKKPASGRPELMGITKASLATESWLSAASFQETTRVLTQAAMEGRSDPLLGLKENVIIGKLIPAGTGLPRYTDITVEPTEEAKATLFTGPSAFSDFAYDPLNGDGVQEFHAIPLDDYDLGGDYR
- the rpoB gene encoding DNA-directed RNA polymerase subunit beta — encoded protein: MVASSTSETQTATTDGANRRLSFAKIHEPLDVPNLLALQTESFDWLVGNERWQARVVEAQAKNDDSVATTSGLADIFEEISPIEDFQGTMSLSFSDPEFADPKFTMAECKDRDATYSAPLYVKAEFMNNNTGEIKQQTVFMGDFPLMTDKGTFVVNGTERVVVSQLVRSPGAYFERTADKTSDKDIYTAKIIPSRGAWFELEIDKRDQVGVRLDRKRKQSVTVLLKALGWTEGQILEEFGEYDSMRATLEKDTTETREDALLDIYRKLRPGEPPTVDAAQALLDNLYFNVKRYDLAKVGRYKVNRKLGIDRPLSDPEASILHIEDVVAMIKFLVALHAGEKTIKGTRDGEEVDVRVEVDDIDHFGNRRIRAVGELIENQVRTGLSRMERVVRERMTTQDVEAITPQTLINIRPVVAAIKEFFGTSQLSQFMDQNNPLSGLTHKRRLSALGPGGLSRDRAGMEVRDVHPSHYGRMCPIETPEGPNIGLIGSLASYGRINPFGFIETPYRKVTDGVVSDEVDYLTADDEAEVQIAQANSPLNEDGSFAEETVLVRQRGGGGEPVLVPADEVEYMDVSPRQMVSVATALIPFLEHDDANRALMGANMQRQAVPLVRSEAPFVGTGMERAAAVDAGDVVVAKKAGVVTEVSADLVVMLNDDGTETNYRISKFSRSNQGNCYNHRVLVNEGDRLELGGIIADGPATDQGELALGRNLLVAFMSWEGHNFEDAIILSQRLVAEDVLSSIHIEEHEIDARDTKLGAEEITRDIPNVSEEVLAQLDERGIIHIGAEVEAGDILVGKVTPKGETELTPEERLLRAIFGEKSREVRDTSLKVPHGESGTVIGVRVFDRDNDDDLPPGVNQLVRVYVAAKRKITDGDKLAGRHGNKGVISKILPIEDMPFLPDGTPVDVVLNPLGVPGRMNVGQVLELHLGWIAKTGWKIEGEPEWIQNLPKMPREVGPNQNLATPVFDGAREEEITGLLDSTNVTRDGQRLIGSSGKAQLFDGRSGEPFPDPVSVGYMYILKLHHLVDDKIHARSTGPYSMITQQPLGGKAQFGGQRFGEMEVWALEAYGAAYTLQELLTIKSDDIHGRVKVYEAIVKGENIPEPGVPESFKVLIKEMQSLCLNVEVLSTDGATIEMRDADDAVFTAAEELGIDLSRDEPSSVEEV